Proteins encoded together in one Anopheles darlingi chromosome 3, idAnoDarlMG_H_01, whole genome shotgun sequence window:
- the LOC125954744 gene encoding eukaryotic translation initiation factor 3 subunit C: MSRFFAGGSDSDSDSSSDSEPVIRQPVAQFTFSDEEEDIKRVVRSKKEKRYEDLTNIIKSIRNHKKIKDMSSVLASFEEFMRAYTKALPVVMKEEHGVTPRVVVRALAELEDFINDTWDDKECRKNLSKNNGKALGTLRQKFRKYIKDFESDLKRFREAPEEFAEQEEDEEHDSDKESESDEDNVVKVQPMKTAVSFKKEPEKTKQSKDDDDSDSSDWGSDSDSDSSSSDEDAKYTTIRDRFLKKEKAPGEAPSVTPGTALGEETVKKEKKIKPSKRKPKHEEPLEENDDEEEGWKVVNGNRSGASEQPKMFAKDAEITAALVVSKLSEVMAARGKKRTDRKMQIEFLRELRTIAETNNLGPAVAAKIRFNIVSAIFDYNPKVSGPMKLDHWSKLLEEIQALLQLLLEYQDVHLSETVLDENEEYESAPFKIRGCMLTAVERLDDEFTKLLKECDPHSNEYVDRLKDEVTVTNIIEQVVTYVERLGHETEICRIYLRKIDHLYYKFDPNVLKKRKGQLPVDTVTSVEEMDRLCRYIYAKDQTDRLRTRAILSHIFHHALHDNWFQARDLVLMSHLQETIHHSDPSTQILYNRMMANLGLCAFRHGNIKDAHLCLVDLMMTGKPKELLAQGLVPQRQHERSLEQEKVEKQRQMPFHMHINLELLECVYLVSAMLLEIPYMAAHEFDARRRMISKTFYQQLRSSERQSLVGPPESMREHVVAAAKAMRHGDWNACANFIVNKKMNVKVWDLFFEANRVRDMMVKFIKEESLRTYLFTYSNVFASISVPHLADMYKLPKSKVHSVISKMIINEELMASLDDPTETIVMHRSEPSRLQALSMQLADKVTNLVDANERIFEMKQGNFFQRGGNQGYNRDRQNYRNQNQNQNWNNNRRQDNRNRGNRGNQNRGEPREHREHQREQREQREQHREQRGQRNVEFDTKAE; encoded by the exons ATGTCTCGCTTTTTTGCCGGTGGTTCGGACTCTGACTCCGATAGCTCTTCGGATAGTGAGCCAGTTATTCGCCAGCCAGTGGCACAGTTTACG TTtagcgacgaagaagaggataTTAAGCGAGTGGTACGCTCCAAAAAGGAGAAACGCTATGAAGACCTCACGAATATTATTAAGAGTATTCGAAACCATAAGAAGATCAAGGATATGTCCAGCGTTTTAGCAAGCTTTGAGGAGTTTATGCGCGCGTACACCAAGGCTCttccggtggtgatgaaggaGGAGCACGGCGTGACGCCTCGTGTTGTAGTGCGTGCGCTCGCCGAGCTTGAGGATTTCATCAATGACACTTGGGATGATAAAGAATGCCGTAAAAATTTGTCGAAAAACAATGGCAAAGCCCTTGGAACTTTGAGGCAGAAATTCCGTAAGTACATTAAAGATTTTGAATCGGATCTGAAACGGTTCCGGGAGGCTCCTGAAGAATTTGCCGAGCAAGAAGAGGATGAAGAACACGATTCGGACAAAGAGTCCGAAAGCGACGAGGATAATGTGGTAAAGGTTCAACCTATGAAAACGGCGGTTTCATTTAAAAAGGAACCTGAGAAGACGAAGCAGTCgaaagatgacgatgactcGGACTCCTCAGATTGGGGCAGCGATTCCGATTCGGACAGCTCGTCGTCGGACGAAGATGCTAAATACACCACAATTCGTGATCGGTTTCTCAAGAAGGAGAAAGCGCCGGGAGAGGCTCCGTCGGTGACCCCTGGCACTGCACTTGGGGAAGAAACTgtgaaaaaggagaaaaaaattaaGCCTTCGAAGAGAAAGCCGAAACATGAAGAACCGCTTGAGGAgaatgacgacgaagaagaagggtggaAGGTGGTTAATGGAAATCGTTCTGGGGCTTCGGAGCagccaaaaatgtttgcaaaagaCGCGGAAATTACAGCAGCGTTGGTAGTAAGCAAACTAAGCGAAGTAATGGCTGCGCGTGGAAAAAAGCGAACAGATCGTAAGATGCAGATTGAGTTTTTGCGCGAGCTACGTACCATCGCTGAAACAAACAATCTTGGTCCAGCGGTGGCTGCAAAGATTCGCTTCAACATTGTTTCAGCCATCTTTGACTATAATCCAAAAGTGTCAGGTCCAATGAAGCTGGATCACTGGAGTAAATTGCTCGAAGAAATTCAGGCGCTGCTTCAATTATTGCTCGAGTACCAAGATGTCCATCTGTCGGAGACAGTtttggatgaaaatgaagagtaCGAATCGGCCCCATTCAAAATACGAGGTTGCATGCTCACAGCAGTTGAACGGTTGGACGACGAGTTTACAAAACTGTTGAAAGAATGTGATCCGCATAGCAACGAATATGTGGACAGACTCAAGGACGAAGTAACGGTAACAAACATCATCGAACAGGTTGTAACTTACGTAGAAAGATTGGGCCATGAAACGGAAATTTGTCGTATCTATCTACGTAAAATTGATCACTTGTATTACAAGTTCGATCCGAACGTGTTGAAGAAACGTAAGGGCCAGCTACCAGTCGATACCGTAACGTCAGTAGAAGAAATGGATAGGCTTTGCCGTTACATATACGCGAAGGATCAAACTGATAGGTTGCGGACTCGTGCTATACTATCCCATATTTTCCACCATGCCCTTCATGATAATTGGTTCCAGGCACGCGATTTAGTTCTGATGTCGCATCTGCAGGAAACGATTCACCATTCCGATCCGTCAACACAGATTCTTTATAACCGAATGATGGCAAATCTGGGGTTGTGTGCTTTTCGTCATGGAAACATCAAGGATGCCCATCTTTGTCTCGTAGACCTGATGATGACTGGTAAACCGAAGGAGCTACTTGCTCAAGGATTAGTTCCGCAGCGCCAGCACGAACGTTCGCTAgagcaggagaaggtggagaagcAACGCCAGATGCCGTTCCATATGCATATAAACCTGGAACTGCTTGAGTGCGTCTATCTCGTGTCTGCCATGTTGCTCGAGATTCCGTATATGGCCGCGCACGAGTTCGACGCACGTCGACGTATGATTAGCAAAACATTTTATCAGCAGCTTCGTTCATCCGAACGGCAATCATTGGTTGGACCTCCTGAATCTATGCGTGAGCACGTGGTAGCTGCTGCCAAGGCAATGCGCCATGGAGACTGGAATGCCTGCGCCAACTTTATCGTGAATAAGAAGATGAACGTAAAGGTTTGGGATTTATTTTTTGAAGCGAACCGTGTTCGAGACATGATGGTAAAGTTCATAAAAGAGGAATCGCTTCGCACTTATCTCTTCACCTATTCCAACGTATTTGCTTCTATTAGCGTACCACATCTTGCTGACATGTACAAGCTGCCGAAGAGCAAGGTTCATTCGGTGATCAGCAAAATGATTATTAATGAAGAGTTAATGGCTTCACTGGATGATCCTACAGAGACTATCGTAATGCATCGTTCCGAACCTTCCCGTCTGCAGGCTCTTTCGATGCAGCTGGCCGATAAAGTGACAAACTTGGTCGATGCTAATGAGCGTATTTTTGAAATGAAGCAAGGCAACTTTTTCCAGCGTGGTGGAAACCAGGGCTACAATCGCGACCGTCAAAATTATCGCAATCAAAATCAGAACCAAAACTGGAATAACAATCGTCGTCAAGACAACCGTAATCGCGGAAACCGCGGCAATCAGAATCGCGGGGAGCCACGAGAACATCGAGAGCACCAACGCGAACAACGTGAGCAACGCGAGCAGCATCGTGAACAGCGTGGACAGCGCAACGTTGAATTTGACACTAAAGCAGAGTAG
- the LOC125955485 gene encoding uncharacterized protein LOC125955485 yields MVWKFSTFFNFFGEFRAFCDKDKGAKREFKSFATPAVVPVGKVDGGSGKLRPDPRNETIKEDEAESTKRIYSSLFLKGSFYKIRFIQSTTGKSLASIRLEHTATRALAIKIADNRYQRITSICWM; encoded by the exons ATGGTA tggaaattttcaacatttttcaacttttttggTGAATTTCGCGCATTTTgtgataaagataaaggtgCTAAGAGAGAATTCAAGTCTtttgcaactcccgccgtcgttcccgttggaaaagtagACGGAGGAAGTGGAAAACTACGCCCAGAtccacggaacgaaacgatcaaAGAAGACGAGGCAGAATCTACGAAAAGGATTTactcttctcttttcctaAAAGGATCATTCTACAAGATCCGGTTCATACAATCAACTACGGGGAAATCTTTGGCCTCGATCCG CTTGGAGCACACAGCAACAAGAGCACTTGCAATTAAAATTGCGGATAACAGATACCAAAG AATTACTTCGATTTGCTGGATGTAG
- the LOC125956349 gene encoding N-acetylglucosamine-6-sulfatase-like, with protein MFIALVVACLQVLCIPSPSTAIEEKQFNFVLVLTDDQDVMLKGMTPMTNTVSHIANQGATFINAYTSSPICCPSRSSILSGRYAHNHRTFNNSVAGGCYGEYWRQKVEPFALPVALSEAGYTTFFAGKYLNQYATNAIPPGWSDWYGLHGNSRYYNYTITENGNPVTYHDRYFTDYLQWKLVNFLDQLDGKQPFFAMVAPPAPHSPFTPAERHKDLFPYAKAVRTPNFNIPSNQLDKHWLLTMQPATLPDNLIPRLDSIHRSRWQTLVAVDEMVNAIVEKLKEKQMLENTFIFYTSDNGYHIGQFAQGLDKRQPYETDIRVPFLVRGPTIPKKSLIDSPIALIDIAPTMLHLAGLDIPKGMDGVPITFAKDNSSFDERQILIEYWGEGTTETYNDECPWQASDRLQLCTIGEACHCQDAWNNTYNCLRHIAHDINFVYCEFKDNEHFVEAYNLSSDLYQMQNIGYDMLPSMIAKYSLALVNLTACTGTTCQIVY; from the exons ATGTTTATTGCGTTGGTTGTGGCTTGTTTGCAGGTTCTATGTATTCCTTCCCCAAGCACGGCTATAGAAGAAAAGCAGTTTAATTTTGTGCTTGTTTTGACCGATGACCAGGATGTAATGCTCAAGGGAATG ACTCCCATGACGAACACAGTCTCACATATTGCAAATCAGGGTGCAACGTTCATAAACGCA TACACATCATCTCCCATTTGCTGCCCCTCGCGTAGTTCGATTCTCTCTGGAAGATATGCGCATAACCATAGAACCTTTAATAATTCTGTTGCAGGAGGTTGTTATGGAGAATATTGGCGTCAAAAGGTTGAACCGTTTGCACTGCCCGTAGCTTTGTCCGAGGCAGGATATACCACTTTTTTTGCGGGAAAATATCTCAATCAGTACGCTACAAATGCTATTCCACCGGGATGGTCTGATTGGTATGGCCTACATGGAAACTCCCGGTACTACAACTACACTATcaccgaaaatggaaacccTGTTACTTATCACGATAGATATTTCACAGACTATCTA CAATGGAAACTGGTAAATTTCCTGGACCAATTGGATGGAAAACAGCCATTTTTCGCAATGGTGGCTCCGCCGGCCCCGCATTCTCCATTTACTCCAGCAGAGAGACACAAAGATTTATTCCCATACGCCAAAGCCGTTAGAACTCCGAACTTCAACATACCTTCCAATCAATTAG ACAAACATTGGCTACTTACAATGCAACCAGCTACTTTACCCGACAATTTGATCCCACGGTTAGATTCAATTCATCGTAGTCGCTGGCAGACATTAGTGGCAGTAGATGAGATGGTTAATGCTATTGTTGAGAaattgaaagagaaacagatgCTAGAAAATACTTTTATCTTCTACACTTCAGATAATGGTTATCATATTG GGCAATTCGCTCAGGGATTGGACAAGCGCCAACCTTATGAAACAGATATACGAGTTCCATTCCTTGTACGTGGACCTACGATTCCTAAAAAATCTCTCATCGATTCACCCATCGCTTTAATAGATATTGCTCCTACTATGCTCCATCTCGCTGGTCTTGATATCCCCAAAGGAATGGATGGAGTACCCATAACATTTGCCAAAGATAATAGCTCGTTTGACGAGAGACAAATTTTAATCGAATATTGGGGCGAAGGCACCACCGAAACATATAATGACGAATGTCCGTGGCAAGCATCTGATCGATTACAACTGTGCACTATCGGTGAAGCTTGTCATTGTCAGGATGCGTGGAACAATACTTATAATTGTTTGCGGCACATCGCTCATGATATCAACTTTGTGTATTGTGAATTCAAAGATAATGAG CATTTTGTGGAAGCGTACAATCTGTCCAGCGATCTTTATCAGATGCAAAATATTGGTTACGACATGCTGCCCTCCATGATAGCAAAGTACAGTTTAGCGCTGGTAAATCTCACGGCATGTACAGGTACAACATGTCAGATTGTTTATTGA
- the LOC125954756 gene encoding chromobox protein homolog 1-like, with amino-acid sequence MSSKKTKLEEAPVEAEFTVEKIIDCRVVGGKMEYYLKWKGFPPEENTWEPEENLDCPDLIQAFKDARKKKDGKEESSGRKSKLKDEEAKAIPAKRKSTTEKKIGFDRGLVPEEILGAADHNGKLMFLMKWKNALNADLVSAEQANIRCPQIVIKFYESRLSWQTPEAKNETKDD; translated from the exons ATGAGCAGCAAAAAGACGAAACTTGAAGAAGCGCCTGTGGAAGCTGAATTCACCGTCGAAAAAATTATAGATTGTAGAGTTGTTGGCGGAAAG ATGGAATACTACCTGAAATGGAAAGGATTCCCACCGGAAGAAAATACCTGGGAACCCGAGGAAAACCTCGACTGTCCCGATCTGATTCAGGCCTTTAAAGACGCTCGCAAGAAAAAGGATG GTAAAGAGGAATCTTCTGGACGAAAGAGTAAATTGAAGGATGAGGAAGCAAAAGCTATCCCcgcaaaacgaaaatcaaccactgaaaaaaaaattggattcGATCGAGGGTTAGTTCCTGAAGAAATTCTTG GAGCTGCTGATCACAACGGAAAACTTATGTTTCTAATGAAGTGGAAAAATGCTTTGAACGCAGACCTCGTAAGTGCTGAACAGGCGAACATAAGGTGTCCTCAAATAGTAATTAAGTTCTACGAATCTCGTTTGAGCTGGCAAACACCAGAAGCAAAGAATGAAACTAAAGACGATTAA